One stretch of Siphonobacter curvatus DNA includes these proteins:
- a CDS encoding ABC transporter permease codes for MNKILLILQREYLTRVRKKSFWITTLLTPILITAIYAIPALLFFAGSDQKTVEIIDESGLFQQRFKNGKDYQFAFKKTPLTKAKTDLKSSKVAALVFIPRDIIDHPNGLQIFSEKNVSLSLENDIESIVQTEVRNQRLKRAGIDTQVIEDNRVNVNAETYSLEEGEEKSSHAGVAMGLGYVVSILLYFIVFISGSQVMNGVIEEKSNRIVEVIVSSVRPSELMLGKILGVGLVGLTQFLLWIVLTVSISSVTSTLLKSKLEAKAKTELSSKASQQQVEAAVKQMSEAGPGSKVMGLMDSMGTLPWVKILSLFLFYYLGGYLFYSSLFAAVGSAVESPQEGQQLIFPVTIPLIISMMLMNFVVNEPDSKVAFWASIIPFTSPINMMARVPFGVEWWELGLSMVLLVVGFVFTTWLASRIYRVGILMYGKKVTLKELSKWVFYKA; via the coding sequence ATGAATAAGATTTTACTAATCCTCCAGCGAGAATACTTAACCCGCGTTCGGAAAAAGTCCTTCTGGATCACAACGCTACTTACTCCTATTCTGATTACGGCCATCTACGCCATTCCGGCCCTCCTGTTTTTTGCGGGTAGCGATCAGAAAACGGTTGAAATTATTGATGAATCGGGGCTGTTTCAGCAACGCTTCAAAAACGGAAAAGACTACCAGTTTGCTTTCAAAAAAACGCCCCTTACCAAAGCCAAAACTGATTTAAAAAGCAGCAAGGTTGCGGCTCTGGTATTCATTCCCCGCGACATCATTGATCATCCAAATGGCTTACAGATTTTCTCCGAAAAGAACGTGAGTCTGAGTCTGGAGAACGATATCGAAAGCATTGTTCAAACCGAAGTCCGTAACCAGCGACTCAAGCGGGCGGGTATTGACACCCAAGTCATTGAAGACAACCGGGTAAATGTCAACGCCGAAACCTATAGTCTGGAAGAAGGGGAAGAAAAATCCAGTCATGCGGGCGTAGCTATGGGTTTGGGCTATGTCGTATCCATCCTGCTGTATTTCATTGTCTTCATTTCAGGATCGCAGGTAATGAATGGGGTCATCGAAGAAAAGAGCAACCGGATTGTGGAAGTCATTGTCTCTTCGGTACGCCCTTCGGAACTCATGCTTGGAAAAATCCTGGGTGTGGGATTGGTCGGCTTAACGCAATTTTTACTGTGGATTGTACTGACGGTTTCGATTTCGAGCGTAACCTCTACCCTACTTAAATCCAAATTGGAAGCAAAAGCGAAAACCGAACTCAGCAGCAAGGCCAGTCAGCAACAGGTAGAAGCCGCCGTTAAACAAATGAGCGAAGCCGGTCCGGGCTCGAAAGTGATGGGCCTCATGGATTCCATGGGGACCCTGCCCTGGGTAAAAATTTTGAGTTTGTTTTTGTTCTATTACTTGGGAGGCTATTTGTTCTACAGCTCGCTGTTTGCGGCCGTAGGTTCGGCCGTCGAGAGCCCGCAGGAAGGGCAGCAGCTCATTTTTCCGGTTACCATTCCGCTCATCATCAGTATGATGCTCATGAACTTTGTCGTGAACGAACCCGACAGTAAAGTAGCTTTCTGGGCGTCCATTATTCCCTTTACCTCACCCATCAACATGATGGCCCGCGTACCGTTTGGGGTAGAATGGTGGGAATTGGGCCTATCGATGGTCTTACTGGTCGTTGGCTTTGTGTTTACCACCTGGCTGGCTTCGCGTATTTACCGGGTGGGTATTCTGATGTACGGGAAGAAAGTAACTCTGAAGGAGCTATCGAAATGGGTGTTTTATAAAGCTTAA
- a CDS encoding ABC transporter ATP-binding protein, translating to MSQPLLEARHVVKRYATHTALNDVSLSIPQGCIFGLLGPNGAGKTSLIRIINQITAPDEGEILLHGEPLQPKHIADIGYLPEERGLYKKMKVGDQLIYLARLKGLSQREATERLKQWFIKFDIRDWWDKKVEDLSKGMAQKCQFIATIVHDPKLIILDEPFSGFDPINANLLKDEILELKAKGATIIFSTHRMESVEELCDQIALINRSQVVLKGDKRAIKRQFMDQTYTIEYAGSLILSAYYELISSAEVEPGVYRSQVRILPGGHVNDLLTQLIAQVELKQFSEHVPSFNDIFIQVVGETPTQALIP from the coding sequence ATGAGTCAACCCTTACTCGAAGCCCGTCATGTGGTAAAACGTTACGCGACCCATACGGCTCTCAACGATGTATCGCTTTCCATTCCACAAGGCTGCATTTTTGGTTTACTGGGTCCCAATGGAGCCGGTAAAACTTCACTCATCCGTATCATCAATCAGATCACGGCTCCCGATGAAGGCGAAATTCTGCTGCATGGTGAACCCCTGCAACCCAAACACATTGCCGACATTGGTTACCTGCCGGAGGAACGCGGCTTGTACAAGAAAATGAAGGTGGGTGATCAGCTCATTTACCTGGCCCGCCTGAAAGGTCTTTCGCAACGCGAAGCCACAGAACGACTCAAGCAATGGTTCATCAAGTTTGACATTCGCGACTGGTGGGATAAAAAGGTGGAAGACCTTTCGAAAGGGATGGCTCAGAAATGTCAGTTCATTGCTACCATCGTCCACGACCCAAAGTTGATTATCCTCGATGAACCTTTTTCGGGCTTCGATCCGATCAACGCCAACCTGCTCAAAGACGAAATTCTGGAACTAAAAGCGAAGGGAGCCACCATCATCTTCTCTACGCACCGCATGGAATCCGTGGAAGAGCTGTGTGATCAAATTGCTCTGATTAATCGTTCGCAGGTCGTGCTGAAGGGCGATAAACGAGCCATCAAGCGGCAATTCATGGATCAGACTTATACGATTGAATACGCGGGTTCACTGATCCTATCGGCGTATTATGAGCTGATCTCGTCCGCGGAAGTGGAACCCGGTGTGTACCGCTCGCAGGTTCGTATCTTACCGGGAGGGCACGTCAATGACTTACTGACCCAGTTGATTGCTCAGGTAGAACTCAAGCAATTCAGTGAGCATGTACCTTCCTTCAATGATATTTTTATTCAAGTCGTGGGTGAAACGCCAACCCAAGCCTTAATTCCTTAA
- a CDS encoding TIGR03915 family putative DNA repair protein, whose protein sequence is MEIYVFDDTFEGFLTLIFDWYNRKPGSITVSSAKHYHPQAFSQTYFIVTDPEKAMRVATGLRKRLSKEAWRAVYCTFLSERLEAYEHLFGFAVYVFSDVSQAESNYGNEHVLFVHQMARKVEREKHHLEAFVRFQQTQDGMYYAPIEPKYNVLPLIAGHFRGRYADQSWVIYDHVRKYGLYYDLQRLQLITLDFQRSHNFDTPARISEDHHEEMYQLLWKDYFKSANIPARRNLKLHVRNLPRRFWKYLTEKQVLD, encoded by the coding sequence ATGGAGATTTACGTATTCGACGACACTTTCGAAGGTTTTCTGACGCTGATCTTCGACTGGTATAATCGAAAGCCGGGTTCTATTACCGTTAGTTCAGCTAAACACTATCACCCACAGGCGTTTAGCCAAACGTATTTCATCGTCACAGATCCAGAAAAAGCTATGCGGGTCGCTACGGGCCTTCGGAAGCGATTGTCTAAAGAAGCCTGGCGAGCCGTCTATTGCACCTTCTTATCGGAACGTCTTGAGGCATACGAGCACCTGTTTGGGTTTGCAGTCTACGTATTTAGTGACGTATCTCAGGCCGAAAGTAATTATGGCAACGAGCACGTGCTTTTTGTTCATCAGATGGCTCGTAAAGTCGAACGGGAGAAACATCACTTGGAAGCTTTTGTACGCTTTCAACAGACGCAAGACGGTATGTATTACGCTCCTATCGAGCCAAAATATAATGTTTTGCCTCTTATTGCTGGACATTTCCGAGGCCGTTACGCCGATCAGTCCTGGGTAATTTATGATCACGTACGCAAATATGGCTTGTATTATGATCTGCAGCGTCTACAGCTTATTACGCTGGATTTTCAGCGGAGCCATAACTTCGATACACCGGCTCGTATTTCAGAAGATCATCATGAAGAAATGTATCAATTACTCTGGAAAGATTACTTCAAGAGTGCTAATATCCCGGCTCGCCGCAATTTGAAACTTCACGTCCGAAACTTACCCCGCCGTTTTTGGAAATATCTAACTGAGAAACAAGTACTAGACTAG
- a CDS encoding glycosyltransferase family 117 protein: MKNFQRINNLLGWSVFAIALFTYAMTVEETASFWDCGEFIACAFKLQVPHPPGAPIFLLIGRMFSLLAGSDVTRVAYWVNMMSVLASAFTILFMFWTLTMLGRKIVAKSADTLTLGESIGVLGAGLVGSLIYTFSDTFWFSAVEAEVYAMSSFFTALVFWAMYRWELIEDESKANRWIILIAYLTGLSIGIHLLNLVTLPALALIYYFKKKQNPTLIGGIVALIIGVVILGIINAGIIPGIPAMAFSIEKLFVNSFGLPYNSGVIFFVIVFFGAVIYGVWFAQKKKNPVLSTALLSLAFVLIGYLSYTQALVRANYNPPINENNPSDAINYLSYLRREQYGSRSLTYGPLFTARVTDIRRGDPMYKMEGGQYKIYDYKPEYVWEKDQQMVLPRLWSQQPGHAQLYASILGLPRDPSDQSRYVKPTFGQNIGYMFSRQMGFMYMRYFMWNFAGRESDYEWADWMPRPSNKAALPESIKNNKAHDNFYFLPLILGLLGFFIQFTKREKDWLVVAISFLMTGLALVVFLNSPPTEPRERDYIYVGSFYFFALWAGLGVLALQQFLSRVSKNTVTAGVLASVLSLGVPVMMGAKSWDNHDRSNRWHSVDFAKNMLSSCAPNAILFTGGDNDTFPLWYVQEVEGFRTDVRVCNLSLLGTDWYIDQMKRQTYESKPLPISLEMDNFRTGINDQIPFSENPNVKDGIDLQEYIQLVKQNNPAIQVQTTLGQMNVLPSSVFSLKLDTTKIRQSGLVSKEFESLLPGDRMNWSFGQNDITKPELIQLDIIAHNNFERPVYFASTLGSQSYLGLKEFLQLEGYAYRLMPFKVPGARDGFVNSDIMYKNMMTKMAWREMNNPNVYYDETYRGAPTVSARIAFYRLATQLIQEGKLAQAKTVLNRCLEAIPDKAIPYDQISVSFIGPLISVGEKAKALQMAELIMKRSDENLNYYIESNGDSQDIRVNLYQMNLVVQQLHDAKLEAEANKYEAIFNRQYQRLGNRLDDGSGAE; the protein is encoded by the coding sequence ATGAAAAATTTCCAGCGGATCAATAACCTACTGGGTTGGAGTGTCTTCGCCATTGCTTTATTCACCTACGCTATGACCGTCGAAGAGACGGCCAGTTTCTGGGATTGTGGTGAGTTCATTGCCTGTGCATTCAAATTACAAGTCCCGCACCCACCGGGAGCCCCCATCTTTTTGCTGATTGGCCGGATGTTCTCGCTGCTGGCCGGTAGCGATGTAACCCGGGTCGCCTACTGGGTAAACATGATGTCCGTACTGGCGAGTGCCTTTACGATTCTGTTCATGTTCTGGACGTTAACGATGCTGGGACGCAAAATCGTAGCGAAGTCGGCGGATACTCTTACGCTTGGCGAGTCTATTGGTGTACTGGGTGCCGGATTAGTCGGTTCATTGATTTATACCTTTAGCGATACGTTCTGGTTTTCCGCCGTGGAGGCCGAGGTATATGCCATGTCATCGTTCTTTACTGCTTTGGTATTCTGGGCGATGTATCGCTGGGAACTTATTGAAGATGAATCAAAAGCCAATCGCTGGATCATTTTAATTGCCTATCTGACGGGTCTTTCCATCGGTATTCACTTGCTGAACCTGGTAACCTTGCCCGCTCTGGCTTTGATCTACTATTTTAAAAAGAAGCAGAATCCGACGCTTATCGGCGGTATTGTGGCCTTGATCATTGGCGTAGTCATCCTGGGAATCATTAACGCCGGTATCATTCCGGGTATTCCCGCTATGGCCTTTTCGATCGAAAAACTCTTCGTTAACTCCTTCGGGCTGCCCTACAACTCGGGTGTTATTTTCTTCGTCATCGTGTTTTTCGGAGCCGTCATTTATGGGGTTTGGTTTGCTCAGAAAAAGAAGAATCCCGTGTTGAGTACGGCCTTGCTTTCGCTGGCTTTCGTACTGATTGGCTATCTCTCCTATACACAGGCTCTAGTACGAGCGAACTACAATCCACCCATCAATGAGAACAATCCTTCGGATGCCATCAACTACCTCAGCTACCTCCGTCGCGAGCAGTACGGTAGTCGCTCGTTGACGTACGGACCGCTCTTTACGGCTCGCGTTACAGACATTCGCCGTGGCGATCCGATGTACAAAATGGAAGGTGGTCAGTATAAAATTTATGACTACAAGCCCGAGTACGTTTGGGAAAAAGATCAGCAAATGGTATTGCCCCGTTTATGGTCGCAACAGCCGGGTCATGCTCAACTGTACGCCTCGATTCTGGGTCTGCCCCGTGATCCTAGCGATCAATCCCGGTACGTAAAACCTACGTTTGGGCAAAACATTGGCTATATGTTTAGCCGCCAGATGGGCTTCATGTACATGCGGTATTTCATGTGGAATTTCGCGGGCCGGGAGAGTGACTACGAATGGGCGGATTGGATGCCTCGTCCTAGTAATAAAGCGGCTCTGCCCGAAAGCATTAAGAATAATAAAGCCCACGATAATTTCTATTTCCTGCCGCTGATTCTGGGTCTGCTGGGCTTCTTTATCCAGTTCACCAAACGCGAAAAAGATTGGCTTGTCGTGGCGATCAGCTTCCTGATGACGGGTCTGGCACTGGTAGTATTCCTTAACTCCCCCCCTACCGAGCCCCGCGAACGGGATTACATTTACGTAGGTTCGTTCTATTTCTTTGCTCTCTGGGCGGGATTAGGCGTACTGGCCTTGCAGCAGTTTCTAAGTAGAGTTTCCAAGAACACGGTTACCGCCGGCGTACTCGCCAGCGTGCTTTCCTTGGGTGTACCCGTCATGATGGGTGCGAAGAGCTGGGATAATCACGACCGTTCCAACCGCTGGCACTCCGTAGACTTTGCCAAGAACATGCTAAGTTCCTGTGCTCCCAATGCCATTCTGTTCACGGGTGGGGACAATGATACGTTCCCGCTCTGGTACGTACAGGAGGTAGAAGGGTTCCGGACCGATGTTCGGGTATGTAACCTTTCACTGCTGGGTACAGACTGGTACATTGATCAGATGAAGCGGCAGACGTACGAATCGAAACCGCTTCCGATTTCACTGGAAATGGACAATTTCCGGACGGGTATTAACGATCAGATTCCGTTCTCGGAAAACCCGAACGTGAAGGACGGTATTGACCTTCAGGAGTACATTCAGTTGGTGAAGCAGAACAATCCCGCGATTCAGGTGCAAACAACCCTAGGACAGATGAACGTGCTGCCTTCCTCCGTCTTTTCGCTGAAACTGGATACGACGAAAATTCGTCAATCCGGCCTGGTTTCTAAAGAGTTCGAATCCTTACTGCCCGGCGATCGGATGAATTGGAGTTTCGGTCAGAACGACATCACGAAACCCGAACTGATTCAGCTCGACATCATTGCTCACAATAACTTTGAACGTCCGGTGTACTTCGCTTCTACACTGGGTTCGCAGAGTTACCTGGGTCTGAAGGAGTTTTTGCAACTCGAAGGATACGCCTACCGACTTATGCCCTTCAAGGTACCCGGTGCCCGCGATGGCTTTGTTAACTCCGATATCATGTACAAAAACATGATGACGAAAATGGCCTGGCGGGAAATGAACAATCCGAACGTGTACTACGACGAAACCTACCGGGGAGCCCCGACGGTATCGGCCCGGATTGCGTTCTACCGACTCGCTACGCAACTGATTCAGGAAGGCAAACTAGCTCAGGCGAAAACAGTACTGAATCGCTGCCTGGAAGCCATTCCGGATAAAGCCATTCCCTACGATCAGATTTCAGTAAGTTTCATCGGACCACTGATTTCCGTAGGCGAAAAAGCGAAAGCTTTGCAAATGGCGGAACTGATCATGAAACGATCCGACGAAAACCTGAACTACTACATTGAATCCAATGGCGACAGTCAGGATATTCGGGTAAACCTGTATCAGATGAATCTGGTTGTCCAGCAATTGCACGATGCCAAACTCGAAGCAGAGGCTAACAAATACGAAGCCATTTTCAACCGTCAGTATCAACGTTTGGGCAATCGCCTCGACGATGGTAGCGGAGCTGAATAA
- a CDS encoding dicarboxylate/amino acid:cation symporter translates to MKLSITWRIFIGLVLGVIVGYVVHMSYDSGSPADQETLATWSKNLQIISKVFLRMIKMIIGPLVFSMLVVGIAKLGDFKMVGRIGGKTLGYFLFATILSLLTGLAVVNVLKPGKVMQLPLPATGTDTGIEAKKFSLESFMYHIFPQSIIESMAGNEILQIVVFSIFFGIATAAIGDAGKVVVKGLDAVSHVMFKIVSYVMNFAPFGVFGAIAAVVATEGLGIFAGYAYLIFSFFLGLAFFVFIVLWIICLVNKIPYFKLLSLVKDPALLTFSTASSEASMPQTIEALKKYGCSEKIISFVLPLGYSFNLDGSMMYMTFATAFIAQAYGKDLSTAQQLTMLATLMLSSKGIAGVPRASLVIIAGTMTMFDLPIEGLALLLGIDQILDMGRSATSVIGNAVATAVVSKWEGELDLRKLHSSEELSV, encoded by the coding sequence ATGAAACTTTCCATTACCTGGCGAATTTTTATCGGTTTAGTGTTAGGCGTAATTGTGGGATATGTGGTGCATATGTCCTACGATTCAGGCAGCCCAGCCGATCAGGAAACCCTGGCTACCTGGAGCAAAAACCTGCAGATCATTAGCAAGGTTTTTCTGCGGATGATTAAAATGATTATTGGTCCACTAGTTTTTTCCATGCTGGTGGTAGGCATTGCTAAGCTCGGCGATTTTAAGATGGTAGGCCGGATTGGTGGAAAAACGTTGGGCTACTTTCTGTTTGCTACTATTCTTTCTCTGCTGACGGGTCTGGCCGTCGTTAATGTACTCAAGCCCGGAAAAGTCATGCAGTTGCCTTTACCGGCTACCGGCACCGATACGGGTATTGAAGCGAAGAAATTTTCCCTGGAATCGTTCATGTACCACATTTTCCCGCAGAGCATCATCGAGTCGATGGCGGGTAATGAGATTCTACAAATTGTGGTATTCTCGATCTTCTTCGGTATTGCAACCGCCGCCATTGGTGATGCGGGCAAAGTCGTTGTGAAGGGTCTGGATGCGGTCTCACACGTCATGTTCAAGATTGTTTCCTACGTCATGAACTTTGCTCCATTCGGCGTATTTGGGGCTATTGCAGCCGTAGTGGCTACCGAAGGGTTAGGCATTTTTGCCGGATACGCGTATCTGATCTTCAGTTTCTTCCTGGGGCTGGCCTTCTTCGTATTCATCGTACTCTGGATTATCTGTCTCGTAAACAAGATCCCGTACTTTAAACTATTAAGTCTGGTAAAAGATCCAGCTCTGCTGACCTTCAGTACCGCTAGTTCCGAAGCCTCCATGCCCCAGACAATTGAAGCCTTGAAGAAATACGGTTGTTCCGAAAAGATCATCAGCTTCGTATTGCCACTGGGCTATTCTTTCAATCTCGACGGTTCGATGATGTACATGACTTTCGCTACGGCTTTCATTGCCCAGGCCTACGGGAAGGATTTATCGACGGCTCAACAACTTACGATGCTGGCTACGCTAATGCTAAGTAGCAAAGGAATTGCGGGCGTTCCCCGTGCTTCGCTGGTGATCATTGCCGGAACCATGACGATGTTTGATTTGCCCATCGAGGGTTTGGCCCTACTGCTGGGAATCGATCAGATTCTGGACATGGGACGTTCTGCTACCTCGGTGATTGGGAATGCCGTAGCTACGGCAGTCGTATCTAAATGGGAGGGAGAGTTGGATTTACGGAAATTACATTCCTCCGAAGAATTGTCCGTTTAG
- a CDS encoding putative DNA modification/repair radical SAM protein translates to MNFNRASEKLQILADAAKYDVSCASSGGNRKNTNKGLGDSKANGICHSFTEDGRCVSLLKILLTNHCIYDCAFCVSRKSNDIQRAAFTVEEVVELTINFYRRNYIEGLFLSSGIFKNADYTMERLLRIVKKLRLEERFNGYIHLKTIPGASEELIQEAGLYADRMSINLEMPTEAGLKTVAPEKSHEDVKKPLHFVNQHIQAYNSDRKLILSTPKFVPAGQSTQMVVGATPESDLEIMATADQFYKAYNLKRVYYSGYVPIRQDSLLPSIGTPPPMIRENRLYQTDWLMRFYGFRVNEILDDTHPNLDPEIDPKLSWALRNLHLFPIDINTADYQLILRVPGIGVGSAKKIVAARQFGKLRTYQLQNLGIAYNRAKYFVRCADSPFASKDWQASQIRHFILSSSQNKRQSPQQLTLF, encoded by the coding sequence ATGAATTTTAATCGAGCGAGCGAAAAGTTGCAAATTTTAGCCGATGCTGCCAAGTATGACGTATCCTGTGCGTCGAGCGGCGGGAATCGAAAAAATACCAACAAAGGATTGGGGGACAGTAAGGCCAATGGCATTTGTCATAGCTTTACGGAAGATGGCCGCTGCGTTTCGCTGCTCAAAATTCTCCTGACCAATCACTGTATTTACGACTGTGCCTTCTGCGTTTCCCGGAAAAGCAATGACATTCAGCGGGCAGCCTTTACGGTAGAGGAAGTCGTAGAACTCACCATTAATTTTTACCGCAGAAACTACATTGAAGGCCTTTTCCTGAGTTCGGGTATTTTTAAAAATGCTGACTATACCATGGAACGCCTGCTGCGGATTGTAAAGAAGCTCCGACTAGAAGAACGTTTTAATGGGTACATTCACCTGAAAACGATTCCCGGAGCCAGTGAAGAACTAATTCAGGAAGCCGGTCTGTACGCTGATCGGATGAGTATTAACCTGGAGATGCCCACGGAAGCGGGTTTGAAAACGGTAGCTCCCGAGAAAAGCCACGAAGACGTTAAGAAACCCCTTCATTTCGTCAACCAGCACATTCAGGCGTATAATAGCGACCGAAAACTCATTCTTTCGACGCCCAAATTTGTACCCGCGGGTCAGAGTACGCAGATGGTCGTTGGAGCTACGCCCGAGTCAGACCTGGAAATTATGGCTACGGCCGATCAGTTCTACAAAGCCTATAATTTGAAGCGGGTCTATTACTCTGGCTACGTCCCCATTCGGCAAGATTCGCTGTTACCAAGTATTGGAACGCCTCCACCCATGATACGCGAAAACCGACTTTATCAGACCGACTGGCTCATGCGGTTTTATGGCTTTCGTGTGAATGAAATTCTCGATGATACGCATCCCAATCTTGATCCGGAGATTGATCCTAAACTAAGCTGGGCTCTTCGCAATCTGCATTTATTTCCGATCGACATTAACACTGCGGATTATCAGCTTATTCTGCGGGTACCGGGCATTGGTGTCGGCTCGGCTAAAAAGATTGTAGCGGCTCGACAGTTCGGTAAGCTCCGGACGTATCAACTACAGAACCTGGGCATTGCCTACAACCGAGCTAAGTACTTTGTTCGGTGTGCGGACTCGCCCTTTGCTTCTAAAGACTGGCAAGCGTCCCAGATCAGGCATTTTATTCTTTCCTCAAGTCAGAATAAACGGCAGTCTCCCCAGCAGCTAACTCTTTTCTAA
- a CDS encoding tetratricopeptide repeat protein, with amino-acid sequence MMEQPEFDDRPEATHDSVKRFEKMLQNREDSFFDLDTYEQIVEHYLEEGKLEDALKACEYGLSQYPYSLELMLNQAQIMANFQRYDEALDLLERAALFNPHDLDIFYLRSTVYGLIGDYEHAIEMLKEVLDYAEEKDEVHYHLGLAYQQWGKFEEAIEHYQQAVHGDLSNENALYELANCLDQLGKLEESLPYYLAFTDRDPSSYNAWYNLGIAYSKLERYDEAAEAYEYATYLKKNFASAYYNLGNTYMNLERYQEAQEAYEKTLTCEEPTPETICCLAASLEKQLNYEEAIKHYKESIQLDPLWDEGWYGVGVCLYEMNKWFQALHFLRKALNLNKKNADYWLAVAETEQRIGNAISSEEAYRAGVEVAPEDVEIWVKWSILYYEQGDFERATDIIMQALDECPDEAELYYQLTVYLIHAGKFREAFLYLETALTLNYDMHIMLFEYFTNLETQKALFKIIEQYKKE; translated from the coding sequence ATGATGGAACAACCTGAATTCGACGACCGCCCGGAAGCCACCCATGACTCTGTGAAGCGATTCGAAAAAATGTTGCAGAACCGGGAGGATTCGTTCTTCGATCTGGATACGTATGAACAAATCGTCGAACATTATTTAGAAGAGGGAAAATTAGAAGATGCTTTAAAAGCCTGCGAATACGGTTTATCTCAGTATCCTTACTCGTTGGAATTGATGCTGAATCAGGCCCAGATTATGGCCAATTTTCAACGGTACGACGAAGCCTTGGATTTGCTCGAACGTGCCGCCCTTTTCAATCCCCACGACTTAGATATTTTTTACTTACGCAGCACAGTCTATGGGCTCATCGGCGACTATGAGCATGCCATCGAAATGCTCAAGGAAGTCCTCGATTATGCCGAGGAAAAAGATGAAGTGCATTACCACCTGGGACTAGCTTACCAGCAGTGGGGAAAATTTGAAGAAGCCATTGAGCATTATCAGCAAGCCGTACATGGCGATCTGAGCAATGAAAATGCTCTGTATGAGCTGGCAAACTGCCTGGATCAGTTGGGCAAGCTCGAAGAGAGTCTGCCGTATTACTTGGCTTTTACCGATCGTGATCCTTCTTCGTATAATGCCTGGTACAACCTGGGTATCGCCTATTCAAAGCTTGAACGCTACGATGAAGCTGCTGAAGCCTATGAGTATGCCACGTACCTGAAGAAGAATTTCGCGTCGGCGTACTACAATCTCGGTAATACGTACATGAATCTGGAGCGGTATCAGGAAGCTCAGGAGGCGTACGAAAAAACGCTTACGTGCGAAGAACCGACCCCGGAGACGATCTGCTGCTTGGCGGCCAGTCTGGAAAAACAGCTGAATTACGAAGAGGCCATCAAACATTACAAGGAATCCATTCAGCTCGACCCGCTTTGGGACGAAGGCTGGTACGGCGTCGGTGTATGTTTGTACGAAATGAACAAGTGGTTTCAGGCGCTGCATTTTTTGCGAAAAGCTTTAAACCTGAACAAAAAAAATGCGGATTACTGGCTGGCCGTTGCTGAAACCGAACAGCGTATCGGCAATGCCATTTCCTCTGAAGAAGCGTACCGGGCTGGCGTAGAAGTAGCCCCCGAAGACGTAGAGATCTGGGTAAAATGGTCGATTCTGTATTACGAACAGGGCGATTTTGAACGAGCAACTGACATCATCATGCAAGCTCTGGATGAATGCCCCGATGAAGCAGAATTATACTACCAGCTTACAGTTTACCTGATTCACGCCGGTAAATTCCGGGAAGCCTTCTTATACCTGGAAACGGCCCTGACGCTCAATTACGACATGCACATTATGTTGTTTGAGTACTTCACGAATCTAGAAACCCAGAAAGCATTGTTCAAGATTATTGAGCAGTATAAAAAAGAATAA
- a CDS encoding phosphoribosylpyrophosphate synthetase yields MDEYTTETEAINALAAKGYTESFSIENGALNYASLGMVLHPEDFEVVEAYRFEGITDPGDMSAVYAIESKDGKKGVLVMAYGPYSEPLSADLIQKLDMRKGALGGSDAIGQ; encoded by the coding sequence ATGGATGAATACACCACCGAAACCGAGGCTATCAACGCATTAGCAGCCAAGGGCTATACGGAAAGCTTCAGTATTGAAAATGGAGCCCTGAATTATGCATCACTAGGGATGGTTTTGCACCCCGAAGACTTTGAAGTCGTAGAAGCGTATCGTTTTGAAGGCATTACTGATCCAGGTGATATGTCAGCGGTATACGCGATTGAATCCAAAGATGGCAAAAAAGGTGTGCTGGTGATGGCCTACGGTCCTTACTCAGAACCCCTCTCCGCTGATTTGATTCAAAAACTGGACATGCGAAAAGGAGCTCTGGGCGGCAGTGATGCCATTGGTCAATAA
- a CDS encoding 4a-hydroxytetrahydrobiopterin dehydratase, producing MWEEKENQLQRSFEFNDFSEAFAFMTRVAFIAEKHNHHPDWSNAYNQVTIALTSHDAGHVVTEKDRQMAKEIDQLL from the coding sequence ATGTGGGAAGAAAAAGAGAATCAGCTGCAACGAAGCTTCGAATTCAACGACTTTTCTGAAGCCTTTGCCTTTATGACCCGGGTTGCGTTCATTGCTGAAAAGCATAATCACCATCCCGACTGGTCTAATGCCTACAACCAAGTGACCATCGCCCTGACTTCGCACGACGCAGGGCATGTGGTGACGGAGAAAGACCGCCAGATGGCCAAAGAAATTGATCAATTGTTGTAA